One window of the Chryseobacterium sp. CY350 genome contains the following:
- a CDS encoding type III PLP-dependent enzyme domain-containing protein, producing MKIKYSELIDQTLYFPTEEFNVSENNLSFHDIPLMEVVEKFGTPLKVSYLPKISQNIQKAKGWFKEAFEKIDYKKEYRYCYCTKSSHFKFVIEEALKNDISIETSSAYDMDIVKSLYNEGKVTKDIEVICNGFKTDDYLAKISDMINSGFENITPILDNYRELDKLTESIDTTFDIGIRIASEEEPKFEFYTSRLGIGYKDIIPYYSQKIAEHPNARLKMLHFFINTGIKDTAYYWNELYKCLRVYARLKKIAPEVNSLNIGGGFPIKTSLNFDYDYQYMVEEIASQIKKFCEEEGVEEPNIYTEFGSFTVGESGANLYKIISQKRQNDREKWNMIDSSFMTTLPDTWAISRHFIMLPLNRWEDSYERVFLGGLTCDSDDYYNSEQHTNAIYLPVFSDTKPLYIGFFHTGAYQETIGGYGGVHHCLMPQPRHILIQKDENGEFQYEIFRERQEPEDILKILGY from the coding sequence ATGAAAATAAAATACTCGGAACTTATTGATCAGACTTTGTATTTTCCTACGGAAGAATTCAACGTTTCTGAGAACAATTTGTCTTTTCACGATATTCCGTTAATGGAAGTTGTTGAGAAGTTTGGAACGCCTCTTAAGGTAAGTTACCTCCCGAAGATTTCTCAGAATATTCAGAAAGCAAAAGGCTGGTTTAAGGAAGCTTTTGAGAAAATCGATTATAAAAAAGAGTACAGATATTGCTACTGTACAAAATCCAGCCATTTTAAATTTGTAATAGAAGAGGCTCTGAAGAACGATATTTCGATCGAAACTTCTTCTGCTTACGATATGGATATTGTAAAATCACTTTACAATGAAGGAAAAGTGACCAAAGATATTGAAGTGATCTGCAATGGTTTTAAAACGGATGATTATCTGGCGAAAATTTCAGATATGATCAACAGTGGTTTTGAAAACATTACTCCGATTCTTGATAATTACCGCGAATTAGATAAACTGACCGAAAGCATCGATACCACTTTCGACATCGGAATCAGAATCGCTTCTGAAGAAGAGCCGAAATTTGAATTTTATACCTCAAGATTAGGAATCGGATACAAAGATATTATCCCATATTATAGCCAAAAAATTGCGGAACATCCGAATGCAAGGCTAAAAATGCTTCACTTTTTCATCAATACCGGGATAAAAGACACTGCGTATTATTGGAACGAGTTGTATAAATGTCTTCGTGTATATGCTCGTTTGAAAAAAATTGCTCCCGAAGTGAATTCTTTGAATATTGGTGGCGGATTCCCGATTAAAACTTCATTGAATTTCGACTACGATTATCAGTATATGGTGGAAGAAATTGCCTCTCAGATCAAAAAATTCTGTGAAGAAGAAGGCGTAGAAGAACCAAATATTTATACAGAATTTGGAAGCTTTACGGTGGGAGAGAGTGGTGCAAATTTGTACAAAATCATCTCTCAGAAACGCCAGAATGACAGAGAAAAATGGAATATGATCGATTCATCTTTCATGACTACACTTCCCGATACCTGGGCGATTTCCAGACATTTTATCATGCTTCCGTTAAACCGTTGGGAAGATTCTTATGAAAGAGTTTTCTTAGGTGGTTTAACGTGTGATTCTGATGATTATTATAACTCAGAACAGCATACCAACGCTATTTATCTTCCTGTTTTCAGTGATACGAAGCCCTTGTATATCGGCTTTTTTCATACAGGTGCTTATCAGGAAACGATTGGAGGTTATGGCGGAGTTCATCATTGTTTAATGCCGCAACCAAGACATATTCTGATTCAGAAAGATGAAAATGGAGAATTCCAGTATGAAATTTTTAGAGAAAGACAGGAACCAGAAGATATTTTGAAAATACTGGGTTACTAA
- a CDS encoding linear amide C-N hydrolase: MKNLLLRSFLVVLMSSYINASACSAFLLKGKDYCVVGFNENWKTMPGMIAINKRDVLKRNISWENLTTNNIQQKKNWSSKYGSVTFNLLGYDFPCYGVNEKGLFLVELYLEETTKVVNPKQPNMFWAQWIQYQLDNYKDVKEVVDHLNDGPNIDWWPNAAGSHFFVTDAKGNTATIALLNGKYKVLTDKEMPMPLLCNNQYQKDFQGAQKFDFLGGKEHFDFAKQGKWEDRYNRAYYMLQNYQYDQKPVAYAWDMLNSIHAGEWQTVIDVKNMNLTFRSDLKKEVKTIDLKKLDFSKNAKVKFLDIHTSKLGEVNKDFQDLTLDKNNEYVEKGFPIGYDNKEFGTSEIFVKLKENIRKFFQSVLPD, translated from the coding sequence ATGAAAAATTTACTTTTACGCAGCTTCTTAGTTGTTTTGATGAGTTCTTATATCAACGCTTCTGCATGTTCAGCTTTTTTACTGAAAGGAAAAGATTATTGTGTTGTGGGTTTTAACGAAAACTGGAAAACAATGCCGGGAATGATTGCCATTAATAAAAGAGATGTTCTGAAAAGAAACATAAGCTGGGAAAATCTGACAACCAATAATATACAGCAAAAAAAGAATTGGTCTTCAAAATACGGATCGGTCACTTTCAATCTTTTAGGATATGATTTCCCGTGTTACGGAGTCAATGAGAAAGGCCTTTTTCTTGTAGAATTGTATTTGGAAGAAACTACAAAAGTCGTTAACCCAAAACAGCCGAATATGTTTTGGGCACAGTGGATTCAGTATCAGTTGGATAATTATAAAGACGTAAAAGAAGTTGTAGATCATTTAAATGACGGTCCCAATATCGATTGGTGGCCCAATGCAGCCGGCAGTCACTTTTTTGTTACAGATGCAAAAGGAAATACGGCCACTATTGCTTTGCTTAATGGGAAATATAAAGTGCTTACAGACAAAGAAATGCCGATGCCGCTTTTATGCAATAATCAATATCAAAAAGATTTTCAGGGCGCTCAGAAATTTGATTTTTTAGGAGGAAAAGAGCATTTTGATTTTGCAAAACAGGGAAAATGGGAAGACCGTTATAACCGAGCATATTACATGCTGCAAAATTATCAATATGACCAAAAGCCTGTTGCTTACGCCTGGGATATGTTAAACTCAATTCATGCAGGAGAATGGCAAACGGTGATAGATGTGAAAAATATGAATCTTACTTTTCGCTCTGATCTCAAAAAAGAAGTGAAAACAATTGATCTTAAGAAACTGGATTTTTCTAAAAATGCAAAAGTAAAATTTTTAGATATTCATACCAGCAAACTAGGCGAGGTGAATAAAGATTTTCAGGATTTAACTTTAGATAAAAACAACGAATATGTTGAAAAAGGTTTTCCCATTGGCTATGATAATAAAGAATTCGGAACATCTGAAATTTTTGTAAAACTGAAAGAAAATATTAGAAAATTCTTCCAGTCTGTCTTACCTGACTAA
- a CDS encoding cob(I)yrinic acid a,c-diamide adenosyltransferase, which produces MKIYTKTGDKGETALYGGTRVSKASARVESYGNIDELNSFIGISKSHITDDEVLKQLKKIQFDLFTVGSEAATPVDKLMLANGKSRLPVIISDTEIEELENWMDAFEEKLEPLQYFILPGGGKSATFLHAARTICRRAERSLVFLNESEEVRSELIKYLNRLSDYLFVLARYISKINNEPEEYWNPNER; this is translated from the coding sequence ATGAAGATTTATACCAAAACAGGCGACAAAGGGGAAACGGCATTGTATGGCGGAACCCGTGTTTCTAAAGCCAGTGCAAGAGTAGAAAGCTACGGAAATATAGATGAACTCAATTCATTCATCGGAATTTCAAAAAGTCATATCACGGATGATGAGGTTTTAAAACAGTTAAAAAAAATTCAGTTCGATTTATTTACGGTGGGTTCAGAAGCAGCAACGCCGGTGGATAAACTCATGTTGGCAAACGGAAAATCGCGTCTTCCGGTAATTATTTCTGATACCGAAATCGAAGAACTGGAAAACTGGATGGATGCTTTTGAAGAAAAACTCGAGCCATTACAATATTTCATTTTGCCGGGCGGTGGAAAATCTGCCACTTTTTTACACGCAGCAAGAACAATTTGCCGAAGAGCAGAACGTTCTTTGGTTTTTTTAAATGAATCTGAAGAAGTGCGTTCAGAATTGATAAAATACTTAAACCGACTTTCAGATTATCTTTTTGTCTTAGCAAGATACATCTCAAAAATCAACAACGAACCGGAAGAATACTGGAATCCGAATGAGAGATAA
- a CDS encoding DinB family protein, with protein MTTTATETRQFISSVQLLEHWQGHRNLTRRVIEMFPEKELFEFSIGGMRTFAKLAVELLSIAGPGLKGIVEKQVEDFSEEAFQPKTKEELLAKWDSETEVINQYFNQISEERFQETFNLFGQYEFPIYQNILYFVDNEVHHRGQGFVYLRALGIDPPFFWERFSI; from the coding sequence ATGACAACTACAGCAACAGAAACAAGACAGTTTATCTCGTCAGTACAACTTTTAGAGCACTGGCAAGGACACAGAAATTTAACGAGAAGGGTGATAGAAATGTTTCCTGAGAAAGAATTATTCGAATTTTCTATAGGGGGAATGAGAACTTTTGCAAAATTAGCAGTAGAGTTACTCAGCATTGCAGGTCCTGGTTTGAAAGGAATTGTTGAAAAACAAGTTGAAGACTTTTCTGAGGAAGCTTTTCAGCCAAAAACGAAGGAAGAACTTTTAGCAAAATGGGATTCTGAAACAGAGGTGATCAACCAATATTTTAACCAGATTTCTGAAGAAAGATTTCAGGAAACTTTCAATTTATTTGGTCAGTATGAATTTCCCATTTATCAGAATATCCTTTATTTTGTAGATAATGAGGTGCATCATCGCGGGCAGGGTTTTGTTTATTTGAGAGCCTTGGGAATAGATCCGCCTTTCTTCTGGGAAAGATTTAGCATATAA
- a CDS encoding thiamine diphosphokinase: MRDKVLLFINGDAPKFLPDLQEYTLIACTDGAFHYLKNLNFPVEKLDFISGDFDSHSGADESVYEDKFIYTPNQEKTDFHKALEIILEKGFKNIDVFGGSGGEQDHFLGNLTVAYTFKEDLNIKFYDEFSQYYFIPKHFMLKNVKNKLISLYPFPNAENVTTKGLEWTLNREDLIITSRIGTRNFAVKDEVLIEYENGDLLVFVGKKDL, translated from the coding sequence ATGAGAGATAAAGTTCTGCTTTTCATCAATGGAGACGCTCCGAAATTTCTTCCGGATTTACAAGAATATACTCTTATTGCCTGTACAGATGGCGCTTTTCATTATCTCAAAAACCTGAATTTCCCTGTAGAGAAATTAGATTTTATTTCAGGTGATTTTGATTCGCATTCTGGCGCCGATGAAAGTGTGTATGAAGATAAATTTATCTATACTCCGAATCAGGAGAAGACAGATTTTCACAAAGCTTTGGAGATAATTTTGGAAAAAGGCTTTAAGAATATCGACGTTTTTGGCGGCAGTGGAGGTGAGCAAGACCATTTTTTGGGAAATCTTACCGTTGCTTACACTTTTAAAGAAGATTTAAATATCAAATTTTACGACGAATTTTCTCAGTATTATTTTATACCTAAACATTTTATGCTAAAAAATGTAAAGAATAAACTGATTTCACTTTATCCTTTCCCGAATGCAGAAAACGTTACTACAAAAGGTTTAGAATGGACTTTAAATCGTGAAGATCTGATCATTACGTCGAGAATCGGAACCAGAAATTTTGCAGTGAAAGACGAGGTTTTAATTGAATATGAAAACGGAGATCTGCTGGTCTTTGTAGGAAAAAAGGATCTTTGA